In Pseudomonas sp. FP1742, the DNA window CTGGTGCTGCTGACCGAAAACCCCGGCGCACTACGCCGTCTGCTGACACTGTGCGCGGCGAGCCCGTGGATTGCCGAACAAATCACGCGTTTCCCGTTGCTGCTCGACGAATTGCTCAACGAAGGCCGGTTGTTCAAGCCGCCGCTGGCGCCGGAACTGGCGGCCGAGTTGCGTGAGCGTCTGACCCGGATTCCCGAGGACGACCTCGAACAACAAATGGAAGCCCTGCGGCATTTTAAACTGGCGCACCGCTTGCGCGTCGCCGCTTCGGAAATCGCCGGCAGCTTGCCGTTGATGAAGGTCAGCGATTACCTGACCTGGCTTGCCGAAGCGATCCTCGAACAAGTGCTGGCCCTGGCCTGGCGCCAGACGGTGGCCAAGTACGGTACGCCGCTGCGCACCGACGGCAGCTTGTGCGACCCTGGATTCATTATTGTCGGTTACGGGAAAGTCGGCGGTCTGGAACTGGGGCACAGTTCAGACCTGGACCTGGTATTCATTCATGACGCGGATCCGCAAGCGGAAACCGACGGCCCGAAACCGATCGATGGCGCACAGTTCTTCACCCGGCTCGGGCAGCGGATCATTCACTTGCTGACGGCCCAGACCAACTCCGGTCAGCTGTATGAAGTGGACATGCGCCTGCGGCCGTCCGGTGCTTCCGGTTTGCTGGTGAGTTCATTGGGGGCGTTTGCCCGTTATCAGGAAAACGAAGCCTGGACCTGGGAACATCAGGCGCTGGTGCGGGCGCGGGTGCTGGTGGGCAGTCAGGATGTCGGCCAGGCATTCGAGAAGGTTCGCGCGGCGGTATTGGCCAAATCGCGGGATCTTCCGACCTTGCGCCAGGAGGTCAGCGAGATGCGTGCCAAGATGCGCGATAATCTGGGCAGCAAGAGCACTGCGGCGGGCACCGCGGCAAATGCCTTCGAGGCCACGGCGCCGTTCGACCTCAAGCAGGACGCCGGAGGTATCGTCGATATTGAATTTATGGTGCAATACGCGGCTCTGGCGTGGTCTGAAGCACATCCGTCCTTGCTGCGCTATACCGACAATATCCGCATTCTGGAAGGGTTGGAGGCGCAAGGGTTGATACCCGCCGAAGACGCCAGCCTGTTGCGCGAGGCCTATAAGGCCTACCGCTCCGCCGCTCACCGGGAGGCCTTGCAGAAGGACTCCGGCGTGATACCGGGCGACCAGTTCGTGGATGAACGACGGCAGGTCATGCGGATCTGGCGTGAGTTGGGGCTAAGCTGAACAGGCAACGAGATTCAAATGTGGGAGCGGCGGTGCGACGATTCGACTTGCTCGCGAAAGAGGAGTGTCAGTCACCATTTTTGCTGAATGTGACGGCCTCTTCGCGAGCAAGCCCGCTCCCACATTAGAGCTGCAGTGTTTTTTGGATTGAAGGCAGCAGGCAGCGCGCTAAGCTGTACCGCACTGGATGTGCACCAATACCCAATGTGGGAGCGAGCTTGCTCGCGATAGCGGAGTGACAGTCGACGATAATGTCGAAGGTGATGATCCCATCGCGGTCAAACAGACTTCCACAGTGATTCTCGAGGCGGGGAGGCGTATGCCTCCCCGGTTCGTTTTTGGAAACCACATGAAAATTCTGATCGTTGGGCCCAGTTGGGTCGGTGACATGGTGATGGCGCAGACACTTTTTCAGTGTCTCAAGCAACGCCACCCGCAGTGCGAAATCGACGTGCTGGCCCCTGAGTGGAGCCGGCCCATCCTCGAGCGCATGCCCGAAGTACGTCAGGCCTTGAGCTTCCCGCTCGGCCACGGCGTGCTGGAACTGGCGACGCGTCGGCGCATCGGCAAATCCCTGGCCGGACAATACGACCAGGCCATCCTGCTGCCCAACTCCCTGAAGTCGGCACTGGTGCCGTTTTTTGCCGGCATCGCCAAGCGTACCGGCTGGCGCGGCGAGTTCCGCTATGGCCTGCTCAATGACGTGCGCACGCTCGACAAAGAACGTTACCCGCTGATGATCGAGCGCTTCATGGCCCTGGCCCATGAACCCGGCGCTGATTTGCCGAAGCCGTATCCACGGCCGAGCCTGCGGATCGACCCGGTGACGCGCGACGCCGCGCTGGCCAAGTTCGGTCTGGCCCTCGACCGTCCGGTGTTGGCACTGTGTCCCGGCGCCGAGTTCGGTGAGTCCAAGCGCTGGCCATCCGAGCATTACGCCAAGGTTGCTGAAGCAAGGATTCGTGAAGGCTGGCAGGTCTGGCTGTTCGGCTCAA includes these proteins:
- the waaF gene encoding lipopolysaccharide heptosyltransferase II, with the protein product MKILIVGPSWVGDMVMAQTLFQCLKQRHPQCEIDVLAPEWSRPILERMPEVRQALSFPLGHGVLELATRRRIGKSLAGQYDQAILLPNSLKSALVPFFAGIAKRTGWRGEFRYGLLNDVRTLDKERYPLMIERFMALAHEPGADLPKPYPRPSLRIDPVTRDAALAKFGLALDRPVLALCPGAEFGESKRWPSEHYAKVAEARIREGWQVWLFGSKNDHAVGEDIRARLIPGLREESVNLSGGTSLAEAIDLLSCADAVVSNDSGLMHVAAALNRPLVAVYGSTSPGFTPPLAEHVEIVRLGIECSPCFDRTCRFGHYNCLRQLMPQAVNEALQRLLGTVVEVK